A region from the Pelobates fuscus isolate aPelFus1 chromosome 3, aPelFus1.pri, whole genome shotgun sequence genome encodes:
- the RAD9A gene encoding cell cycle checkpoint control protein RAD9A, whose protein sequence is MGMKCVITGSGVKVFGRAVHSLSRIGDELYLESLDDGLYLRSVNSSRSAYACFTFAPLFFHSYESTGGPCHCKTHMKAVTGVFRSLPSLDKTVEKCLITLSSANTRLVIQLLCKYGVTKTHNLSYQDCESLQAVYSPDSCPNLLRAPAKLLAEAVVHFPVTLAEVTLMASQCGRVTMRNYIEEDSDSSKAMLTELALSRDEFLVYELQKQTEITFCLKEFRGLLSFAESIGNPVSIHFDSPGCPVVFRVEDTVLEVHFVLATLSETDNVSKSQNHRPPVATDDDFLGDDIDYMIAMETTLGVSSPAPGSPNFSKRPLHENPSPPLETDEEMEKEIPGTPPNKKFRSLFFGSILAGSGRTDQEVLAEDSDKDS, encoded by the coding sequence atggggatgaagtgtgtgatcACCGGGTCCGGTGTCAAGGTGTTCGGCCGGGCCGTGCACTCCCTGTCCCGGATCGGGGACGAGCTGTACCTGGAGTCCCTGGATGACGGCCTCTACCTCCGCTCCGTCAACTCCTCCCGCTCCGCCTACGCCTGCTTCACCTTCGCCCCCCTCTTCTTCCACAGCTACGAGTCCACGGGCGGCCCCTGCCACTGCAAGACCCACATGAAGGCGGTCACCGGGGTGTTCCGCTCCCTGCCCTCCCTGGACAAGACGGTGGAGAAATGCCTCATCACCCTGAGCAGCGCGAACACCCGCCTGGTCATACAGCTGCTCTGTAAATATGGCGTTACCAAAACGCACAACCTCTCCTACCAGGACTGCGAGTCTCTGCAGGCCGTGTACAGCCCGGACAGCTGCCCCAACCTGCTCCGAGCCCCGGCCAAGCTGCTGGCAGAGGCGGTGGTCCACTTCCCGGTGACCCTGGCTGAGGTGACCCTGATGGCCAgccagtgtggcagggtgactaTGAGGAATTACAtagaggaggacagtgacagcaGTAAGGCCATGCTGACAGAGCTGGCCCTGAGCAGGGATGAGTTCCTGGTGTACGAGCTCCAGAAGCAGACTGAGATCACTTTCTGTCTGAAGGAATTTCGGGGTCTCCTGTCATTCGCCGAGTCTATTGGCAACCCAGTCTCTATACATTTTGACAGCCCTGGCTGCCCTGTTGTATTCAGGGTAGAGGACACCGTCCTGGAAGTACATTTTGTTCTGGCCACTCTATCTGAGACAGACAATGTATCAAAGTCTCAGAACCACAGACCACCAGTAGCCACTGATGATGACTTTTTGGGAGACGACATTGATTACATGATTGCCATGGAAACCACCCTGGGTGTCTCATCACCTGCCCCCGGTAGTCCAAACTTTTCTAAACGACCTCTCCATGAAAACCCCTCCCCTCCTTTGGAAACAGATGAGGAGATGGAGAAGGAGATTCCTGGTACACCTCCAAACAAGAAGTTTAGATCTCTTTTCTTTGGTTCTATTCTTGCAGGCTCTGGTCGGACAGATCAAGAAGTTCTGGCTGAAGACAGTGATAAAGACTCCTGA